The Salminus brasiliensis chromosome 8, fSalBra1.hap2, whole genome shotgun sequence genome has a window encoding:
- the cxcr2 gene encoding C-X-C chemokine receptor type 1, which yields MSDQDDTTDYNYEYSLATACSNSLETVNSTSVTVSYVIVFFLSLLGNSVVIYVVCLMDNRKTSTDVYLMNLALADLLFSLTLPFEAVYIYTSDWLFGTFFCKLVSGVQEATFYSCVFLLACISIDRYMAIVRATQFISKQHCMVRAVCGLVWLGAIMLSLPVVVQNEALEIEGYHGLRCYENVTAEHMDEWRVALRILRHTVGFFLPLVIMLFCYGWTMGTLFRSRNSQKHKAMRVILCVVLAFMVCWLPNNITELINTLIEGNLITETCDLRRNMGIAMYVTQALAFIHCAINPILYAFIGKKFRNQLFMSFFKKGLVGREMLSRYRIGSLYSSGSSRHTSVTL from the exons ATGTCAGATCAGGACGATACGACTGACTATAACTACGAGTACTCCCTTGCAACTGCCTGTTCGAATTCGCTGGAGACTGTGAACAGCACCTCTGTTACAGTCAGCTACGTGATTGTGTTCTTCCTCAGTCTGCTGGGCAACAGTGTGGTCATCTATGTGGTGTGTTTGATGGACAACCGAAAGACCTCTACGGACGTTTACCTGATGAACCTGGCCCTGGCTGACCTGCTCTTCTCCCTCACGCTGCCCTTCGAGGCCGTCTACATCTACACCTCCGACTGGCTCTTCGGCACCTTCTTCTGCAAGCTGGTTTCAGGGGTGCAGGAGGCCACGTTCTACAGCTGCGTCTTCCTCCTGGCCTGCATCAGCATCGACCGCTACATGGCCATCGTCAGGGCCACACAGTTCATCTCCAAACAGCACTGCATGGTGCGGGCTGTGTGCGGGCTCGTGTGGCTGGGGGCCATCATGCTGTCCCTGCCTGTG GTGGTGCAGAACGAGGCTCTGGAGATCGAAGGCTACCATGGCTTGAGGTGTTACGAGAACGTGACAGCCGAACACATGGACGAGTGGCGCGTGGCCCTGCGGATCCTCCGCCACACGGTGGGCTTCTTCCTGCCCCTGGTCATCATGCTGTTCTGCTATGGCTGGACGATGGGCACCCTCTTCCGCTCACGCAACAGCCAAAAGCACAAGGCCATGAGGGTCATCCTGTGTGTGGTCCTGGCCTTCATGGTCTGCTGGCTCCCCAACAACATCACGGAGCTCATTAACACGCTGATAGAGGGAAACCTTATTACGGAAACATGTGACCTGCGGAGGAACATGGGCATAGCCATGTACGTCACCCAAGCTTTGGCCTTCATTCACTGTGCCATTAACCCCATACTCTACGCCTTCATCGGCAAGAAGTTCAGGAACCAGCTCTTCATGTCTTTCTTCAAGAAGGGTCTGGTGGGGAGAGAGATGCTCTCTCGGTACAGAATCGGCTCCCTCTATAGCTCAGGGAGCAGCAGGCACACATCCGTCACTCTGTAG